The following coding sequences are from one Thermodesulforhabdus norvegica window:
- a CDS encoding IS1 family transposase yields the protein MSLDETWTYVGCRRGAGRNGNWMWTCLADGRFLFEVGSRSEGTFLRFYDEIPEAEVYYTDDFKVYDWLPFNRHVKGARGKAKTNRNEGRHSILKDKLAGLRRKTKAYSRSALMLCGSIALLTVKNNWI from the coding sequence GTGAGTTTGGACGAGACGTGGACGTATGTCGGGTGCAGACGAGGTGCAGGCAGGAACGGTAACTGGATGTGGACGTGCCTGGCTGACGGTAGGTTTTTGTTTGAGGTGGGTTCGAGAAGTGAAGGGACATTTCTTCGGTTTTATGACGAAATTCCCGAAGCAGAGGTTTATTACACAGATGACTTCAAGGTCTATGATTGGTTGCCCTTTAACAGGCACGTGAAGGGGGCCAGGGGCAAGGCAAAGACCAACAGGAATGAAGGTAGGCATTCGATTTTGAAAGATAAACTTGCCGGATTGAGAAGAAAGACAAAAGCTTACAGCAGAAGTGCCCTTATGCTCTGTGGTTCAATTGCTCTCCTTACGGTCAAAAACAATTGGATATAA
- a CDS encoding agmatine deiminase family protein: MYNYVMIPEWKTNFLYFSELLPEKHPRFWGRLKDILKEEAIKYSFLPFTKDIWCRDYMPVQISKTEFVQFRYDPDYLKDRKYCQLKTEPAPINNALQISPLYSELILDGGNIIYSSDTAILTDKIFKENHSINRDELIKTIQRSLMVKNIYILPRQPYDIYGHADGMVRFIDDNTILINDLSNESTTYQRKLKSALSRIPFNIIPLTVPIKHRFYWAYINYIHIGNSIILPVVGHEVEKIVLKQFKTIFPDCNIRTINAREILLKGGGLHCISWNVKLPFK; this comes from the coding sequence TTGTATAATTATGTTATGATTCCTGAATGGAAAACTAACTTCCTCTATTTTTCAGAGCTACTTCCTGAGAAACATCCTCGTTTTTGGGGAAGACTGAAGGATATCTTAAAAGAGGAGGCCATCAAATACTCATTTCTGCCTTTTACTAAGGATATCTGGTGTAGAGATTACATGCCGGTGCAGATAAGCAAAACAGAATTTGTTCAGTTTAGATATGATCCAGATTATTTAAAAGATAGAAAATACTGTCAGTTAAAAACTGAACCAGCTCCGATAAACAATGCTCTTCAAATAAGTCCCCTTTATAGTGAGCTGATTCTTGATGGTGGAAATATTATCTATTCTTCAGATACGGCAATCTTAACTGATAAGATTTTCAAAGAAAATCATTCAATTAACAGAGATGAGTTAATAAAAACCATTCAAAGGTCTCTCATGGTAAAAAATATTTATATTCTGCCCAGACAGCCTTATGATATCTACGGCCATGCTGATGGTATGGTAAGGTTTATTGATGACAACACTATACTTATTAACGATTTATCAAATGAAAGCACCACTTACCAGAGGAAATTAAAAAGTGCCCTCTCTCGCATACCATTTAATATTATCCCTCTTACTGTCCCTATAAAGCATCGTTTTTATTGGGCTTACATAAACTACATACATATTGGCAATAGCATCATCCTGCCAGTAGTTGGTCACGAGGTAGAGAAGATTGTTTTAAAACAGTTTAAAACAATCTTTCCTGACTGCAATATCAGGACAATTAATGCCAGAGAAATACTTTTAAAAGGCGGGGGACTTCACTGTATCAGTTGGAATGTTAAATTGCCCTTCAAATAA
- a CDS encoding PGN_0703 family putative restriction endonuclease, translated as MNAYEYIISKQIEWAKNKGIKIIEKRNGNTWTAYTEKLEDNFFLRSISEETKAELEKGDGNELSTKNGKPKIQALYSSSALAINVFDFLRKTRRADIVMNIIANLFDSKTTNTDRLLHGDICFEMKAPIKGIRGKSPNIDVVIVPYVDTICEVIAIENKFAEPYRGKKAVHFSKQYFQEQFIWKKIPHVRRLADFLNNEEKSFNYLDAAQLIKHILGLTSKPENFWLLYLWYDVPGEEGYRHREEIECFKEVVEKDGVKFHHITYQELITKLSSYRDQFPEYIEYITTRYL; from the coding sequence ATGAATGCTTACGAATATATCATTTCAAAGCAAATTGAATGGGCAAAAAATAAAGGGATCAAAATCATAGAGAAAAGAAATGGTAATACTTGGACAGCATATACAGAAAAATTAGAAGACAATTTTTTCCTTCGTTCCATTAGTGAAGAAACCAAGGCAGAACTGGAAAAAGGAGATGGGAACGAACTGTCTACTAAAAACGGTAAACCTAAGATTCAAGCTCTCTATTCATCCAGTGCTTTAGCCATTAATGTATTTGATTTTTTGAGAAAGACAAGAAGAGCTGATATCGTTATGAATATCATCGCGAATCTTTTTGATAGTAAAACTACTAATACAGATAGACTTCTACATGGGGATATTTGTTTTGAAATGAAAGCTCCAATAAAAGGGATTAGAGGAAAATCACCGAATATTGATGTAGTTATAGTTCCTTATGTTGATACCATTTGTGAGGTTATAGCAATTGAGAACAAATTTGCAGAACCATATAGAGGTAAGAAAGCAGTGCACTTTTCAAAACAATACTTTCAAGAACAATTCATCTGGAAAAAAATTCCTCATGTCAGAAGACTCGCTGACTTTTTAAATAACGAAGAAAAATCCTTTAACTACCTTGATGCTGCTCAACTTATTAAACACATTTTAGGATTAACGTCTAAGCCTGAGAATTTCTGGTTATTATATCTATGGTATGATGTTCCAGGAGAAGAAGGATACCGCCACAGAGAGGAGATTGAATGTTTTAAAGAGGTGGTGGAAAAAGATGGGGTGAAATTTCATCATATAACTTATCAGGAACTGATAACAAAACTTTCCAGTTATAGAGATCAGTTTCCAGAATACATTGAATATATAACGACTCGTTACCTTTAA